The following are encoded together in the Zygosaccharomyces rouxii strain CBS732 chromosome C complete sequence genome:
- the SUS1 gene encoding Sus1p (conserved hypothetical protein) produces the protein MNGVTTNNDGSSELKAQIQQYLVESGNYEMISNKLNERLLKDGWIDELKKIVNKEVNSSNSTHFSQILSKVEPRALEMVSEPTRQEVLNQIKVVLDEIVE, from the exons ATGAATGGAGTTACCACTAATAATGATGGATCTTCAGAACTTAAGGCACAAATTCAACAGTACCTGGTAGAATCCGGTAACTATGAGAT GATTTCTAATAAACTCAATGAAAGGTTGTTAAAAGATGGGTGGATTGACgagttgaaaaaaattgttaataAAGAagtaaattcatcaaattccACACATTTTAGCCAAATACTTTCAAAAGTGGAACCAAGAGCATTGGAAATGGTCTCTGAGCCAACAAGACAAGAAGTACTAAACCAGATTAAAGTGGTACTCGATGAAATTGTCGAATAA
- the CYC8 gene encoding transcription regulator CYC8 (highly similar to uniprot|P14922 Saccharomyces cerevisiae YBR112C CYC8 General transcriptional co-repressor acts together with Tup1p also acts as part of a transcriptional co-activator complex that recruits the SWI/SNF and SAGA complexes to promoters), translating into MNSGIQTVLMTPGQQKLQAPPGVEQQHSQQQQQQQQEEEQQQQHMLDPLTQATAETWLSLASLAETLGDADRAAMAYDATLQYNQASTKALTSLAHLYRSRDMFQRAAELYERALAVNPELSDVWATLGHCYLMLDDLQRAYNAYQQALYHLSNPNVPKLWHGIGILYDRYGSLDYAEEAFAKVLELDPQFEKANEIYFRLGIIYKHQGKWNQALECFRYILPQPPAPLQEWDIWFQLGSVLENMGEWQGAREAYEHVLLQNEHHAKVLQQLGCLYGMNNVQFYDPQKALSFLSKSLEVDPSDATTWYHLGRVHMIRSDYTAAYDAFQQAVNRDSRNPIFWCSIGVLYYQISQYRDALDAYTRAIRLNPYISEVWYDLGTLYETCNNQLTDALDAYKQAARLDPENMHIRERLEALTQQLANPNAAAALANGATTVDGTSIAPPPPPPIMLQPTLQFNDQVNPLNVRPPPATMYGNESLGQQQIMQQQQQAQVQAQVQAQAQAQAQAQAQAQAQARAQTQAFQTQAAQAQAAHAAQAHMLNVHYPPTTSMLPTQHTQPQVEPMAHEHASFPQQIMQQQPTVAGATVSPPVPGAQMAQPLPVYQQQDQQQEQDQKPAPIPAPASELVRALPNQQTPQHSFQNLQHHQQQTAASPVLPQKRQIDGSNIHNFVNGNETNKSSPSTANTNVTISQNSTEPQPKKIKAKRSPRETAATLKKENANSPVQETSVPADADSVKPDGVGSNSAHAEAAEVPTSHNTEQATTTSSPNGSKTEIEPSPPQPAEPAESPAEPAAATTEPAAAPTESAEPAAAPTESAEPAASRDQEVPAIPSAPASAPAPASEPASEPAAAIPAADSSEESADLQESKKNTESTAPSSEIGNGSSHRDQPVKAAIVDVTASGKMDSVSGQDSETVIKPSAEAIEKLQEEAKLREEEARERLEQEQIKSKTQSENNSKNTRENLVRQVEEDEDYDE; encoded by the coding sequence TGGATCCATTGACACAAGCGACAGCGGAAACATGGCTTTCACTTGCTTCTTTAGCGGAAACATTGGGAGATGCCGATAGAGCTGCCATGGCTTATGATGCAACATTACAGTACAATCAAGCATCTACAAAGGCTCTTACATCATTAGCACATCTTTACAGGTCAAGAGATATGTTTCAAAGGGCTGCAGAACTGTATGAAAGGGCCTTAGCGGTGAATCCAGAATTGTCTGATGTTTGGGCGACTTTAGGTCACTGTTATTTGATGTTAgatgatttacaaagagCTTACAATGCGTACCAACAGGCTCTATACCATTTGAGCAACCCTAATGTGCCGAAATTGTGGCATGGAATTGGTATTCTTTATGATAGGTATGGTTCATTAGATTATGCCGAAGAAGCATTTGCTAAAGTGCTCGAACTAGATCcacaatttgaaaaggcTAATGAAATTTATTTCAGATTGGGGATCATTTATAAACATCAGGGGAAATGGAATCAAGCTTTGGAATGTTTCCGTTATATTCTACCGCAACCACCTGCACCTTTACAAGAATGGGACATTTGGTTTCAATTGGGTTCCGTTCTTGAAAATATGGGAGAATGGCAAGGTGCCAGAGAAGCTTATGAACACGTTCTTTTGCAGAACGAACACCATGCAAAGGTACTACAACAATTAGGTTGTCTCTATGGTATGAATAACGTTCAATTTTATGATCCTCAAAAGGCTTTAAGTTTcctttcaaaatctttagaAGTTGATCCATCAGATGCGACGACTTGGTACCACTTAGGTCGTGTTCACATGATTAGAAGTGATTATACTGCAGCATACGATGCCTTCCAGCAAGCTGTAAACAGAGATTCAAGAAATCCAATTTTCTGGTGCTCTATTGGTGTTTTATattatcaaatttctcaataCAGAGATGCTCTAGATGCTTATACAAGAGCCATCAGATTGAATCCATACATCAGCGAGGTTTGGTATGATTTAGGGACACTTTATGAAACTTGTAACAATCAGTTGACCGATGCGTTAGATGCTTATAAACAAGCAGCTAGACTTGATCCTGAGAATATGCATATTAGAGAAAGGTTAGAAGCGTTAACCCAACAGCTCGCGAACCCCAATGCAGCAGCTGCCTTAGCTAATGGCGCAACGACAGTTGATGGTACTAGTATAGcgccaccaccaccaccaccaattaTGTTACAGCCAACCCTACAGTTTAACGATCAAGTAAATCCGTTAAACGTGAGACCTCCACCGGCTACAATGTATGGTAATGAATCGTTAGGTCAACAACAAATTatgcaacaacagcaacaggCTCAAGTACAAGCTCAAGTACAAGCGCAGGCACAGGCACAAGCGCAAGCACAGGCGCAAGCGCAAGCACAAGCACGCGCACAGACACAAGCGTTCCAGACACAAGCTGCACAAGCACAAGCTGCCCATGCAGCACAAGCACATATGCTCAATGTTCATTACCCACCCACTACGTCTATGTTACCCACTCAACATACACAACCACAAGTGGAACCAATGGCTCATGAGCATGCAAGTTTCCCACAACAAATTatgcaacaacaacctACAGTTGCGGGCGCAACTGTATCGCCACCAGTTCCAGGTGCACAAATGGCACAACCTCTGCCGGTTTACCAGCAGCAAGACCAGCAGCAAGAACAAGACCAAAAGCCAGCACCGATACCGGCACCAGCATCGGAGCTGGTACGTGCATTACCAAACCAACAAACCCCACAACattcatttcaaaatttacaacatcaccaacaacaaacGGCCGCTAGTCCAGTCCTACCACAAAAGAGACAAATTGATGGAAGCAACATTCACAATTTTGTTAATGGGAATGAAACTAATAAGAGCTCACCTTCTACTGCTAATACAAATGTAACAATCTCTCAGAATTCTACAGAGCCacaaccaaagaaaattaaGGCTAAAAGATCACCAAGGGAGACTGCTGCtactttgaaaaaggaaaatgcAAACTCGCCAGTCCAGGAGACTTCTGTACCAGCAGATGCAGATTCTGTAAAACCTGATGGCGTTGGTAGCAACTCTGCACATGCTGAAGCTGCTGAAGTACCGACATCCCATAATACAGAACAAGCGACAACTACATCGTCTCCAAATGGCAGCAAAACTGAAATTGAACcttcaccaccacaacCAGCAGAACCAGCAGAATCGCCAGCAGAaccagcagcagcaacgACAGAACCCGCGGCAGCTCCAACGGAGTCAGCAGAACCCGCAGCAGCTCCAACGGAGTCAGCAGAACCAGCAGCTTCCCGTGACCAGGAGGTACCAGCCATACCATCAGCACCAGCAtcagcaccagcaccagcatCCGAACCAGCATCCGAACCAGCCGCTGCTATACCAGCAGCGGATTCCTCAGAGGAGTCAGCTGACCTTCAggaatcaaagaaaaatactGAGTCTACAGCTCCTAGTTCAGAAATTGGGAACGGATCTTCACATCGAGATCAACCGGTAAAGGCAGCTATTGTTGATGTTACCGCTAGTGGGAAAATGGATTCAGTATCGGGCCAAGATTCTGAAACTGTAATAAAACCAAGTGCAGAAGCTATTGAAAAACTgcaagaagaagctaagttacgtgaagaagaagcacGTGAAAGAttagaacaagaacagatCAAATCTAAAACCCAATCTGAAAACAACAGTAAGAATACCAGAGAAAATTTGGTTAGACAAGTGGAGGAAGACGAAGATTACGACGaataa
- the YSA1 gene encoding ADP-ribose diphosphatase (similar to uniprot|Q01976 Saccharomyces cerevisiae YBR111C), translating to MLRLVGRITRVRSSIRLLRTMPVVRGKPESAKLLKARPAQPGECKWIGLEKLTYKDPNGQEREWDSAVRMTRSSGGIDGIGILTILKYPDGRPDEIVLQKQFRPPVEGVCIEIPAGLIDENESIEEAAVRELKEETGYVGKIVGKTPIIYNDPGFTNTNLSLVTVEVDMSLPENVNPQSKLEENEFIECFNVPLKDFAQAMIELDSQGYKLDARVQNVAQGIRLAQQYHLS from the coding sequence ATGCTGCGATTAGTTGGAAGAATAACCAGAGTCAGATCATCTATCAGATTGTTAAGAACTATGCCAGTGGTGAGAGGTAAACCAGAATCTGCTAAACTATTAAAAGCACGTCCAGCACAACCGGGTGAATGCAAATGGATTGGATTAGAGAAGTTGACATATAAGGATCCTAATGGTCAAGAAAGAGAATGGGATAGTGCTGTTCGTATGACAAGAAGCAgtggtggtattgatgGTATTGGAATATTAACAATTCTAAAGTATCCCGACGGTAGACCTGATGAAATTGTGCTTCAAAAGCAATTTAGACCTCCAGTAGAAGGTGTTTGCATCGAAATTCCAGCAGGTctaattgatgaaaatgaaagcATTGAAGAAGCTGCTGTCcgagaattgaaagaagaaactgGTTATGTCGGTAAGATTGTCGGTAAGACTCCTATAATTTATAATGACCCTGGTTTTACCAATACAAATCTCTCCCTGGTTACAGTGGAAGTCGATATGTCCTTACCTGAAAACGTTAACCCTCAATCTAAATTAGAGGAAAACGAGTTTATTGAATGCTTTAACGTTCCATTGAAAGACTTTGCTCAAGCCATGATTGAATTAGATTCACAAGGTTACAAATTGGATGCTCGTGTACAAAACGTTGCACAAGGTATAAGACTTGCTCAACAGTATCATTTGTCATGA